One stretch of Marinobacterium iners DNA includes these proteins:
- a CDS encoding helix-turn-helix transcriptional regulator, producing the protein MPKQYYSDKTLATRYDVSRATIWRWVREGHLPKPFKINGSTRWSSDDLEKWEEKEVVGA; encoded by the coding sequence ATGCCCAAGCAATACTATTCCGACAAAACCCTCGCAACCCGCTACGACGTAAGCCGCGCAACGATCTGGCGCTGGGTACGTGAGGGCCACCTACCGAAGCCGTTCAAGATTAACGGCTCAACTCGCTGGAGCTCCGACGATCTCGAGAAATGGGAAGAGAAGGAGGTCGTAGGCGCATGA
- a CDS encoding AAA family ATPase, producing the protein MTALNQPLTVAGNTVVPDLQPDLDQAQAFIELLDPFDQFTFQTFDDDKERLKAFRAQCRDQGRKAYDPYAKLFHGFLQDHAKDLTRLNGGGAGVFVTVNSTDLKGRTADNIIRIRGVYTDLDQTNDIAEVMAASCIGDKMPTVVESSPGQFHVYWLTDGDDLTKEEFSELQEAFIRKMAAYGADPKVTDLPRVLRLPGFYHRKTEPFMTRIVHHGDRFTAEEIRTALQPFMVEADPKPKPSTTPTAPAGAAAGNYAEEGFHAAVKRKAMANFSAWVPVMFPTATPYQGGYRVESADLGRNLEEDLTFHPQGIRDFGEERGLTPINAVLKFCTDPKVKDANTAAFWLCDQMALDPELMGWTAQDGDALHRWKAEQIADEFDAHADQDRPRLLQSVGDLVTAPKPLEWTIRGVIEHGTLTLLFGESGGGKSYVTLSMALSVATGLDWYGNAVKQGPVVYIAGEGHSGISRRAKAWSIENNADLTGVPMVVSSRAVLFEDAGSLNGLITEIDAMPEPPKLVIIDTLARAAAGLEENSAKDMGMFIAKCDDIKHRYGCTVLVVHHTGLSDGNRARGSSAIKAALDVEIGLKKQGDAIVLTSEKMKEGEQFEPLGFRFKSVVLPAAEGWTDEHDFPIKTAVLEQASEGVNLATKDRPLTGAARVAHEAFNYCMEHCPTQFEQEEGWPMDGVTEEDWRQRCYQTGISDGDTEAKKKAFQRARKTLMDKDLLQCWEGHYY; encoded by the coding sequence ATGACGGCACTCAATCAACCGCTGACCGTGGCCGGTAACACCGTTGTTCCCGATCTGCAGCCCGATCTCGACCAGGCTCAGGCGTTCATCGAGCTGCTGGATCCGTTCGATCAGTTCACGTTCCAAACATTTGACGATGACAAGGAACGCCTAAAGGCATTCAGGGCGCAATGCAGGGATCAGGGCCGCAAGGCATATGACCCCTATGCAAAACTGTTTCATGGCTTCCTGCAGGATCATGCCAAGGATCTGACCCGGTTGAACGGAGGAGGTGCCGGTGTGTTCGTTACCGTGAACAGCACCGACCTGAAAGGCCGCACGGCTGACAACATCATACGTATCCGTGGCGTCTATACCGATCTCGACCAGACTAACGACATTGCCGAAGTGATGGCGGCATCATGCATAGGCGACAAGATGCCCACCGTGGTTGAATCTTCACCCGGTCAGTTTCACGTCTATTGGCTGACAGATGGCGATGACCTGACCAAAGAAGAGTTCAGCGAGCTGCAGGAAGCGTTCATCCGCAAGATGGCAGCGTATGGAGCAGATCCGAAAGTTACCGACCTACCGCGCGTGCTCAGACTGCCCGGGTTTTACCATCGAAAGACCGAGCCGTTTATGACGCGCATTGTGCATCATGGCGACCGCTTCACAGCCGAAGAGATCCGCACGGCGCTACAGCCGTTTATGGTTGAAGCCGACCCCAAGCCCAAGCCGTCTACAACGCCCACAGCGCCCGCTGGAGCGGCTGCAGGCAACTACGCTGAGGAAGGCTTTCATGCTGCAGTAAAGCGCAAGGCTATGGCGAATTTCAGCGCGTGGGTTCCGGTCATGTTCCCTACAGCAACGCCCTATCAAGGCGGCTACCGTGTGGAGTCTGCCGATCTGGGCCGCAACCTTGAAGAGGATCTGACGTTCCACCCGCAAGGCATCCGCGACTTTGGTGAAGAGCGAGGACTGACGCCGATCAACGCCGTGCTCAAGTTCTGCACTGACCCAAAAGTGAAGGACGCGAACACCGCCGCGTTCTGGTTATGCGACCAGATGGCGCTTGACCCTGAGCTGATGGGATGGACGGCGCAAGATGGCGATGCACTGCACCGGTGGAAGGCGGAACAAATCGCAGATGAGTTTGATGCGCACGCCGATCAGGACAGGCCGCGTCTGCTGCAGTCCGTGGGCGATCTGGTCACCGCGCCCAAGCCGCTGGAATGGACGATAAGGGGCGTTATCGAGCACGGCACACTGACGCTGCTGTTTGGTGAGTCTGGTGGCGGTAAGTCCTATGTGACACTGAGCATGGCGCTATCAGTGGCCACCGGGCTGGACTGGTACGGCAACGCCGTCAAGCAGGGGCCGGTTGTCTACATTGCAGGCGAAGGTCATAGCGGGATCAGCCGCCGCGCAAAAGCATGGAGCATCGAGAACAACGCCGATCTGACCGGGGTGCCGATGGTGGTATCAAGTCGCGCCGTGCTGTTTGAGGATGCCGGTTCGCTGAATGGCCTGATAACTGAAATTGACGCGATGCCAGAGCCGCCAAAGCTGGTCATTATCGACACGCTGGCGCGTGCTGCTGCCGGTCTGGAAGAGAACAGCGCCAAAGATATGGGCATGTTCATTGCCAAGTGCGATGACATAAAGCACCGCTATGGCTGCACCGTGCTGGTGGTTCATCATACCGGCCTGAGCGATGGCAACCGCGCCCGAGGTTCATCAGCAATCAAGGCCGCACTTGACGTTGAAATCGGTCTGAAAAAACAGGGCGATGCCATTGTGCTGACCAGCGAGAAGATGAAGGAGGGCGAACAGTTCGAGCCGCTGGGCTTCCGCTTTAAGTCCGTGGTACTGCCTGCTGCCGAAGGCTGGACTGATGAGCATGATTTTCCCATCAAGACAGCCGTTCTCGAACAGGCCAGCGAAGGTGTGAACCTGGCCACCAAAGACAGGCCGCTGACAGGCGCTGCCCGAGTCGCGCATGAGGCGTTCAACTATTGCATGGAGCATTGCCCTACGCAGTTTGAACAGGAAGAAGGATGGCCGATGGACGGCGTGACCGAGGAGGACTGGCGGCAACGCTGCTATCAGACCGGCATCAGCGATGGCGATACCGAGGCCAAAAAGAAGGCGTTTCAACGTGCCCGTAAGACGCTGATGGACAAAGATCTGCTGCAATGCTGGGAGGGGCACTACTACTAA
- the mtnN gene encoding 5'-methylthioadenosine/S-adenosylhomocysteine nucleosidase, with protein MTMKPSFAEALENLTRPPRIALIGAMDQEIELLKNSLQGVGTHMVAGYPFYTGALDGVEVVLLKSGIGKVNAAIGTTLLLQQFEPDCVINTGSAGGFDAALNVGDVVISDEVRHHDVDVTVFGYEPGQVPGLPAAFTADPLLARMAEECIAQMPHVNTVRGLIATGDSFMNCPSRVASTRVLFPSMKAVEMEAAAIAQTCHQFGTPFIVIRALSDIAGKESNLSFEQFLDKAAQHSAEMVIAIVKRIAARATNNAK; from the coding sequence ATGACAATGAAGCCCTCCTTTGCTGAAGCACTTGAAAACCTGACTCGTCCCCCGCGCATTGCTCTTATTGGTGCAATGGATCAAGAGATCGAATTACTCAAAAACTCCCTGCAGGGTGTCGGCACCCACATGGTGGCTGGTTATCCCTTTTATACTGGAGCGCTTGATGGCGTTGAGGTGGTGTTACTCAAGTCCGGTATCGGTAAGGTCAATGCCGCGATAGGTACAACCTTGCTGTTGCAGCAGTTTGAGCCAGATTGTGTCATTAACACCGGATCGGCCGGCGGGTTTGATGCTGCGCTCAATGTAGGCGATGTCGTGATTTCGGATGAGGTTCGTCATCATGATGTGGATGTAACGGTATTTGGTTATGAGCCTGGTCAGGTGCCCGGGCTGCCCGCAGCGTTCACGGCCGACCCCTTGCTGGCGAGAATGGCAGAGGAGTGCATTGCACAGATGCCTCATGTCAATACGGTTCGAGGGCTTATTGCAACCGGTGATAGTTTTATGAACTGTCCGTCGCGTGTGGCGAGCACTAGGGTTCTGTTTCCGTCCATGAAGGCGGTCGAGATGGAAGCTGCTGCCATCGCCCAAACCTGTCATCAATTCGGTACGCCTTTTATCGTTATCCGTGCGCTTTCGGATATTGCAGGCAAGGAGTCGAATCTTTCATTTGAGCAGTTTCTTGATAAGGCGGCACAACATTCAGCCGAGATGGTAATTGCCATTGTGAAACGGATCGCCGCAAGGGCTACAAACAACGCAAAGTAA
- a CDS encoding trimeric intracellular cation channel family protein has translation MLTYIYILAITAEAMSGALAAGRRNMDMFGVSVIAFITALGGGTIRDMLLGHFPVSWTQHPEYIYLTVSAGLITMLIARFMHHLHKIFLLLDAMGLIAFTIIGCNVALELGYSTPIVVMAGMITGIFGGILRDVLCQRVPVVFRHELYASISLLVALLYLQLEQMGLNHDLNLILSFATGIMMRVAAIYWHWSLPVFSYAPGRWK, from the coding sequence GTGCTCACCTACATCTACATTCTCGCCATTACCGCAGAAGCCATGTCTGGCGCACTTGCTGCCGGCCGTCGCAATATGGATATGTTTGGCGTAAGTGTTATCGCCTTCATCACCGCCCTGGGCGGTGGCACCATTCGCGATATGCTACTGGGACACTTTCCTGTTTCCTGGACACAGCACCCCGAGTACATCTACCTGACTGTCTCAGCCGGACTGATCACCATGCTGATTGCCCGCTTCATGCATCATTTGCACAAGATCTTCCTGCTGCTGGACGCCATGGGCCTTATTGCATTCACCATCATTGGCTGCAATGTAGCCCTTGAGCTCGGCTACAGTACACCCATAGTTGTTATGGCAGGCATGATAACGGGCATTTTTGGGGGCATTCTGCGCGATGTTCTGTGTCAGCGAGTACCTGTAGTTTTTCGACACGAACTCTATGCAAGCATCTCTTTGCTGGTTGCATTGCTTTATCTCCAGCTGGAGCAGATGGGATTAAATCATGATCTCAATCTAATACTGTCGTTTGCCACCGGCATCATGATGCGTGTAGCCGCCATATACTGGCACTGGTCGTTGCCTGTATTCAGCTACGCCCCTGGACGCTGGAAATAA
- a CDS encoding NAD(P)-dependent oxidoreductase, which yields MAKIAFIGLGVMGFPMAGHLARAGHDVCVYNRTRSKAEHWCATYSGRSAATPAAAAEGAEFVFTCVGNDDDLRQVTTGAEGVLKTLSPGSVLIDHTTASAEVARELDLQAKEQGCGFLDAPVSGGQAGAENGVLSIMIGGVEADYGRVSPLLDAYAKSHRLLGEAGSGQLAKMVNQICIAGLVQGLAEAVHFVKRAGLEGEAVFDVIQHGAAGSWQMANRHQSMLDDRYDFGFAVDWMRKDLRIALEEARRNGARLPVTALVDQFYADLQAEGNGRLDTSSLLKRLEKGG from the coding sequence ATGGCTAAAATCGCTTTTATCGGCTTGGGTGTCATGGGTTTTCCGATGGCAGGTCATTTGGCGCGCGCCGGGCATGATGTGTGTGTCTATAACCGTACCCGCAGCAAGGCCGAGCACTGGTGTGCTACCTATTCCGGCCGTTCTGCCGCGACACCGGCTGCTGCTGCAGAGGGTGCCGAATTCGTCTTTACCTGCGTGGGTAACGATGACGACTTGCGTCAGGTGACTACCGGAGCGGAAGGTGTTTTGAAAACGCTTTCACCAGGTTCTGTGCTGATAGATCACACCACGGCTTCTGCTGAAGTGGCGCGGGAGTTGGATTTACAGGCTAAAGAGCAGGGTTGTGGCTTTCTTGACGCTCCTGTTTCGGGTGGTCAAGCCGGAGCCGAAAACGGTGTACTGAGTATCATGATTGGCGGGGTGGAGGCTGATTACGGCCGGGTTTCGCCTCTGCTTGATGCGTATGCCAAGTCTCATCGTTTGCTGGGTGAGGCCGGCAGCGGTCAACTTGCCAAAATGGTCAATCAGATCTGTATTGCCGGGCTGGTTCAGGGTTTGGCTGAAGCTGTGCACTTCGTCAAGCGTGCGGGGCTTGAGGGGGAGGCTGTTTTTGATGTAATTCAGCACGGAGCCGCAGGGTCATGGCAGATGGCAAACCGTCATCAAAGCATGCTGGATGATCGTTATGACTTCGGGTTCGCTGTGGATTGGATGCGCAAGGATCTTCGAATTGCGCTTGAAGAAGCCCGGCGTAATGGTGCGCGTCTCCCGGTTACGGCGCTTGTTGACCAGTTTTATGCTGATTTGCAGGCCGAGGGTAATGGTCGACTGGATACATCAAGTCTGCTCAAAAGGCTTGAGAAAGGGGGCTGA
- a CDS encoding pyridoxal-phosphate-dependent aminotransferase family protein yields the protein MINSFHPPLRTLMGPGPSDVSPRVLAAMARPTIGHLDPAFIGMMDEIKQLLQFALRTNNELTMPVSAPGSAGMEACFVNLVEPGDKVIVCQNGVFGGRMKENVERFGGIALMVEDEWGTAVSLDKVRALMEQHDDIKLLAFVHAETSTGVRSDAEALCRLARDYGCLTIVDAVTSLGGIELEVDLWGIDAIYSGTQKCLSAPPGISPVSFSERALEKVRQRESRVPSWFLDKKLVMGYWGGGQKRAYHHTAPVNALYGLHESLVMLQEEGIKQAWERHQYHHQALRAGLETMGLHFTVDASVRLPQLNSVAVPTGVDEARVRSLLLERYGLEIGAGLGVLAGKVWRIGLMGSSCTRRHVMVCIDALENTLLELGADIHAGVAAQAVSAAYAE from the coding sequence ATGATCAATTCTTTCCATCCCCCGCTGCGAACTCTTATGGGACCAGGGCCTTCTGATGTTAGCCCGCGTGTGCTTGCGGCCATGGCTCGCCCAACTATTGGGCATCTTGATCCTGCCTTTATTGGCATGATGGATGAAATCAAGCAGCTGTTGCAGTTTGCCCTGCGCACCAACAACGAATTGACCATGCCTGTTTCAGCACCGGGCTCGGCGGGGATGGAAGCGTGCTTTGTTAACCTGGTTGAGCCGGGTGACAAGGTGATCGTCTGCCAAAACGGTGTGTTCGGCGGGCGCATGAAAGAAAACGTTGAACGCTTCGGTGGCATCGCTCTGATGGTTGAAGATGAATGGGGCACAGCGGTCAGCCTGGATAAGGTCAGGGCGCTGATGGAGCAGCATGACGACATCAAACTGCTGGCCTTCGTTCATGCAGAAACCTCAACCGGTGTTCGTTCCGATGCAGAGGCTTTGTGTCGCTTGGCGCGTGACTATGGCTGTTTGACCATTGTTGATGCAGTCACCTCTCTGGGTGGGATAGAGCTTGAGGTTGACCTCTGGGGGATAGATGCCATCTATTCAGGCACTCAAAAGTGCCTGTCGGCCCCGCCCGGAATTTCTCCCGTCAGTTTCAGTGAGCGCGCGCTCGAAAAGGTGCGGCAGCGAGAGAGTCGTGTCCCCAGCTGGTTCCTTGATAAGAAGTTGGTGATGGGATACTGGGGTGGAGGGCAGAAACGCGCCTACCATCACACGGCGCCAGTTAATGCGCTGTACGGTTTGCATGAGTCGTTGGTCATGCTGCAGGAAGAGGGTATCAAGCAGGCTTGGGAGCGTCATCAGTACCATCATCAGGCCTTGCGGGCTGGGCTTGAGACGATGGGGCTTCATTTTACTGTTGATGCGTCAGTGCGTTTGCCTCAGCTGAATTCGGTTGCAGTGCCGACTGGAGTTGATGAAGCCCGTGTACGTTCACTTTTGCTGGAGCGTTATGGGCTTGAAATCGGTGCGGGCCTCGGGGTTCTGGCGGGTAAGGTATGGCGTATCGGTCTTATGGGCAGCTCATGCACGCGGCGTCACGTTATGGTATGCATAGATGCGCTCGAAAATACGCTGCTTGAACTGGGTGCTGATATTCATGCGGGTGTGGCTGCACAGGCTGTATCGGCTGCTTACGCCGAGTAA
- the pgsA gene encoding CDP-diacylglycerol--glycerol-3-phosphate 3-phosphatidyltransferase has product MKLPNLLTLLRIVLIPVFILVYYLPYAWSPWAASAIFGLAAITDWFDGYLARKLDQASPFGAFLDPVADKLMVAAALVVLVEVFASPLVTIPAIVIIGREIVISALREWMAELGERASVAVSNIGKIKTTLQMVSILILIAMPLYSPLSWLGIVALYGAAALTLWSMVLYLHAAWPHLSDDI; this is encoded by the coding sequence ATAAAACTACCCAACCTACTGACGCTGCTTCGCATCGTCCTGATTCCAGTTTTCATACTGGTTTATTACCTGCCATATGCGTGGTCACCTTGGGCTGCATCCGCCATTTTTGGCCTGGCCGCGATTACTGACTGGTTTGATGGCTATTTGGCTCGGAAGCTTGATCAGGCTTCCCCCTTTGGGGCTTTTCTTGATCCTGTGGCAGATAAATTGATGGTGGCTGCCGCACTTGTAGTGCTGGTTGAGGTATTCGCTTCTCCTTTGGTCACTATTCCTGCAATTGTCATTATAGGGCGAGAAATTGTTATTTCGGCTCTGCGCGAATGGATGGCTGAACTCGGCGAGCGTGCCAGTGTGGCAGTATCAAATATTGGAAAAATCAAGACAACACTGCAGATGGTCTCGATTCTCATCTTGATAGCAATGCCGCTGTATAGTCCGCTTTCCTGGTTGGGAATTGTTGCGCTGTATGGTGCTGCGGCGCTGACACTATGGTCAATGGTGCTCTACCTGCACGCGGCATGGCCTCATCTGAGTGATGATATCTGA
- a CDS encoding tyrosine-type recombinase/integrase, with translation MPRKVEELSDVQVRRLKHGFVKGSVDTGDGSGRSRKRNIGEPRVAYHAVGGVSGLYLQCRPPQPGNTVGARSWILRTTVGSKRRDIGLGGYPDVTLSMAREKARALKEQILKGGDPVAARQANRAKLVEEQAKAVTFAELARVYILKKVEGYKESSRAGQKRRLEYQLSTYAFPFIGKKPVGSITTGEVVAMLEPIWLSKHETASRVRIHVKRIFDLAIAEELMTGDNPADPARLDNSRLTEKKAVRKVQKVQHLKALPVADMPTFWGKLQDAEGLGAKALQLLILTAARSGEVRGARWDEIDLEGAVWRIPEGRMKTGLAHSIPLPDQAVELLRSIPRTDEHVFPSTGKHGILSDVMVSKVPKKLGYDVTAHGFRSTFKDWSRSPGTYNHRPYDDDHTEIALAHVNSTGTRAAYARGEVLEERRPIMQDWADYVAKEVQG, from the coding sequence ATGCCTAGAAAAGTCGAAGAGCTATCAGACGTTCAAGTCCGCCGCTTAAAACATGGCTTTGTGAAGGGCTCAGTCGATACGGGCGACGGCTCAGGCCGCAGTCGTAAACGCAATATAGGTGAACCTCGTGTAGCCTATCACGCCGTCGGTGGAGTGAGTGGGCTTTATTTACAATGCCGCCCACCGCAACCGGGTAACACCGTCGGGGCACGGTCGTGGATTCTGAGAACCACTGTCGGGAGTAAGCGTCGCGACATAGGACTCGGGGGTTATCCTGATGTTACTCTGAGCATGGCTCGAGAGAAGGCTCGAGCGTTGAAAGAGCAGATCCTCAAGGGCGGCGATCCGGTGGCTGCTCGGCAGGCTAACCGGGCCAAGTTGGTAGAAGAGCAAGCCAAGGCCGTTACGTTCGCTGAGCTGGCGCGTGTCTATATACTCAAGAAGGTCGAAGGGTATAAAGAGAGCTCCCGAGCTGGTCAAAAGCGCCGCCTCGAGTACCAGCTCAGTACCTACGCTTTCCCGTTCATTGGCAAAAAGCCCGTCGGTTCAATCACGACCGGCGAAGTCGTGGCGATGCTCGAGCCGATCTGGTTGTCGAAGCATGAAACCGCAAGCCGCGTCCGCATTCACGTCAAACGAATTTTCGACCTCGCTATTGCTGAAGAGCTGATGACCGGCGATAACCCTGCAGACCCGGCACGGCTGGACAATTCCCGACTGACCGAGAAGAAGGCCGTCCGCAAGGTGCAAAAGGTACAGCACCTCAAGGCACTGCCGGTGGCCGATATGCCGACGTTTTGGGGCAAGCTGCAGGATGCCGAAGGGTTAGGCGCTAAGGCGCTGCAATTGCTCATTCTGACGGCTGCTCGGTCTGGAGAGGTGCGTGGGGCACGTTGGGACGAGATCGACCTCGAGGGCGCTGTCTGGCGCATTCCTGAAGGGCGTATGAAAACCGGCCTCGCTCATTCGATACCATTGCCCGACCAGGCGGTCGAGCTGCTGCGCTCAATCCCTCGCACTGATGAGCACGTTTTCCCGAGTACCGGGAAGCACGGCATCCTGTCCGACGTGATGGTAAGCAAGGTTCCGAAAAAGCTCGGGTACGACGTCACCGCGCATGGTTTCCGCTCGACGTTCAAAGACTGGAGCCGAAGCCCGGGCACGTATAACCACCGACCGTATGATGACGACCATACCGAAATCGCCCTCGCACACGTCAACAGTACCGGCACACGCGCCGCCTATGCTCGAGGTGAGGTTCTGGAAGAGCGCCGTCCGATCATGCAGGACTGGGCAGACTACGTTGCCAAGGAGGTGCAGGGATGA
- a CDS encoding excinuclease ABC subunit C, with the protein MTTINSRRHAASVAQPSERERHPLLSDNDINTILVNGAQISLSKLKRARSFDARLYYYAEIGVYLEVSLSRGAGILDATREQLEAIHREATHLHMDANKNLNEVS; encoded by the coding sequence ATGACAACCATCAATAGTCGGCGTCATGCAGCCTCGGTTGCGCAGCCGAGTGAGCGTGAGCGCCATCCTCTACTGTCTGACAACGACATCAACACCATTCTGGTGAATGGTGCGCAGATCTCTCTCAGTAAGTTGAAGCGGGCACGTAGTTTTGATGCGCGTCTGTATTACTATGCTGAAATCGGTGTCTATCTTGAGGTGTCGCTCTCCCGGGGCGCGGGTATTCTGGATGCAACCCGTGAGCAGCTTGAAGCCATTCATCGCGAGGCCACCCACCTGCATATGGATGCCAACAAAAACCTGAATGAAGTTAGCTGA
- a CDS encoding cold-shock protein: protein MSTTTGTVKWFNETKGFGFIEQESGPDVFAHFSAIQGSGFKTLHEGQKVEFKVTQGQKGPQAENIVPL, encoded by the coding sequence ATGTCTACTACTACCGGCACCGTTAAGTGGTTCAACGAAACTAAAGGCTTTGGCTTCATCGAGCAGGAATCCGGTCCGGACGTCTTTGCTCACTTCAGCGCTATCCAGGGTTCAGGCTTCAAAACCCTGCACGAAGGCCAGAAGGTTGAGTTCAAGGTCACTCAGGGCCAGAAAGGTCCTCAGGCTGAGAACATCGTTCCGCTGTAA
- the uvrC gene encoding excinuclease ABC subunit UvrC has protein sequence MKLAEEQQDPATDSAVGFDSKAFLRRLTQRPGVYQMYDAGGKILYVGKAKNLKSRVSSYFRSSGLSTKTQALVARICRIEVTVTGSETEALLLEQNLIKQQRPPYNILLRDDKSYPYIFVSDRDTFPAITFQRGARRKNGRYFGPYPSSGAVKESLNLLQKVFRIRQCEDSFFRNRSRPCLQYQIRRCTAPCVGLISEDAYRQDLNHAMQFLQGRSQELMQTLAQEMEDAAARLEFERAASLRDQISALQQVQEQQFVSGQSGDADVLGCAVQPGGVCVHALFVRGGRVIGSKVYHPRVSIEDTPAEVLSAFIAQFYLSGPREIPAAVIVSVELPDQECIQQALEQRRGRKMAIMSRVRGDRAGWQRLAQTNAEQQLGSHLASKQNIYNRYLALQDALGLDSIPQRLECFDISHSSGEATVASCVVFDREGPKKSDYRRFNIEDITGGDDYAAMHQALSRRYTRVRKGEGVLPDLLIIDGGKGQVAQAVMVMEELQINDVLVVGVAKGPTRKAGFEVLIRGDSGEETVLASDSPALHLLQHIRDESHRFAITGHRARRGKARRKSTLEGISGVGPKRRRELLKHFGGVKEVERASVEEIAKVSTISRTLAQEIYAALHPES, from the coding sequence ATGAAGTTAGCTGAAGAGCAACAAGACCCGGCTACCGATAGCGCTGTCGGGTTTGACAGCAAGGCATTCCTGCGCCGATTAACCCAGCGGCCCGGTGTGTATCAGATGTATGATGCCGGCGGAAAAATTCTTTACGTTGGTAAAGCTAAAAATCTCAAGAGCCGGGTCAGCAGCTATTTTCGCTCCAGTGGGCTGAGTACAAAGACTCAGGCACTGGTTGCTCGTATCTGCCGTATTGAGGTCACTGTCACCGGCAGTGAGACGGAAGCTCTGTTGCTGGAGCAAAACCTGATCAAGCAGCAGCGTCCTCCCTACAATATTTTGCTGCGCGACGATAAATCCTATCCCTATATCTTTGTCAGTGACCGCGATACTTTCCCGGCCATCACTTTTCAGCGGGGGGCAAGGCGTAAAAATGGGCGCTATTTTGGCCCCTATCCCAGTTCCGGTGCAGTGAAAGAGAGTCTCAATCTGCTGCAGAAGGTGTTTCGGATTCGCCAGTGTGAAGACAGTTTCTTTCGAAATCGCTCTCGCCCCTGTCTGCAGTATCAGATCAGGCGCTGTACGGCACCCTGTGTCGGCCTGATCAGTGAGGATGCCTATCGTCAGGACCTCAATCACGCCATGCAGTTCCTGCAGGGGCGTAGCCAGGAATTGATGCAGACACTGGCGCAGGAAATGGAGGATGCCGCCGCCCGTCTTGAATTTGAGCGTGCCGCCAGTCTGCGTGACCAGATCAGTGCATTGCAGCAGGTACAGGAGCAGCAGTTTGTCAGTGGGCAAAGTGGTGATGCCGATGTGCTGGGGTGTGCAGTTCAGCCTGGTGGTGTCTGTGTTCATGCACTGTTTGTGCGTGGTGGGCGCGTCATCGGCAGCAAGGTTTATCATCCTCGGGTGTCGATTGAGGATACGCCAGCGGAAGTATTGTCTGCTTTTATCGCTCAGTTTTATTTAAGCGGTCCACGTGAGATTCCTGCAGCCGTGATTGTTTCCGTTGAGCTACCTGATCAGGAGTGTATTCAGCAGGCCCTGGAGCAGCGGCGCGGACGCAAGATGGCCATCATGTCGCGCGTGAGGGGGGATCGCGCTGGTTGGCAGCGTCTGGCCCAAACCAACGCGGAGCAGCAGCTGGGCAGTCATCTGGCCAGTAAGCAGAATATCTATAATCGCTATTTGGCACTGCAGGATGCACTGGGGCTGGACTCAATCCCGCAACGCCTTGAATGCTTTGATATCAGTCACAGTTCAGGCGAGGCAACAGTAGCCTCCTGTGTTGTCTTTGACCGAGAGGGGCCGAAGAAGTCGGACTATCGGCGTTTTAATATTGAAGATATAACAGGCGGGGATGACTATGCCGCCATGCATCAGGCCCTCAGTCGTCGGTATACACGAGTGCGCAAGGGGGAGGGGGTGTTGCCGGATCTGTTGATCATTGATGGTGGAAAAGGGCAGGTTGCACAGGCAGTGATGGTTATGGAAGAGCTGCAAATCAACGACGTACTGGTCGTAGGAGTGGCGAAGGGGCCGACTCGGAAAGCGGGCTTTGAAGTGTTGATTCGTGGTGATAGCGGGGAAGAGACTGTGCTTGCATCGGATTCGCCCGCTTTGCATCTATTGCAACATATTCGTGATGAATCGCACCGGTTTGCCATTACAGGGCATCGGGCGAGGCGCGGCAAAGCGCGCCGCAAATCAACCTTGGAAGGAATATCTGGAGTAGGCCCCAAGCGCAGACGCGAACTGCTGAAGCATTTTGGTGGTGTCAAAGAGGTCGAGCGGGCCAGTGTTGAAGAAATCGCAAAAGTCTCTACTATAAGCCGGACGTTGGCACAGGAAATTTATGCCGCACTCCACCCCGAAAGTTGA